In the Candidatus Eisenbacteria bacterium genome, one interval contains:
- a CDS encoding T9SS type A sorting domain-containing protein, which produces MNAVRRAAATALAVISLVAVLSHVSTAQVRKLADPLLGRAAWPSSSLLALGAVKAGGSADEAAANILAFYATEETGRLDLRVSMVRMVDPRDGRDHFAAQGVRVLVLVDDAPGGRTDLPLGLAGVSPIAWESYVELGGAPAAPLAARHDARGAALERLDATLARVDADRDVLAASFALPGSLRGRVGAASTGREPGAQPVRFHVISVAGGAVRDRLVVPAAPRVYEASCAFAHHGNQGLSYSDVFHGRSGAEASSGFDEILSLHQNTAVPGNFHLAPLLQTSQLWDHNTGDALDMNAWLATGVTQGWAGILTSAYGQHIMPFVTNGMNDWSIDREKAMNQLRYGYNSRVAWIPERVWLSPTSGPTGGVTDWMGDNFGGHGVNAVILDDDIHGQGYDNHQIHTMAGTGLRVILRDSNFTGKLHAGDGAGALAILTGLAGSGQGTFRLVTYGDDWEMAAGMGNWATDMPYAYGTYLWMINKCQAEAAWLHTWKLDAALDNPNFAGNPSMNVTYGTYGSIGGTAGYGGSNNAWYSDWAGYVPYITGGNGSGGCDPSRGGNCANFGTMWNTAQASLSSAAVNNINEAGLLMTNLHEEAWHDYLGGPISGWEKNYSAHVKNANVYAEASRWAAGMYANPTGAYFSDIDHDGFQELVMYNDRVMAVFEGNGGRAPWVFARGPGSQNFSVVGVDNAYWYGTEGDYNDGNHVAAFSDVGPNYQNDTYNMRVDTATGTTVQVTLDHYGVTKTFRLTLGQPYIDAVYNVGSTTQYLQAGWTPDLVDLVWNARMDRVWPGSSAYMGQRNPNTGATGAFVLGSGGAAHQKEISGRIMKGDEIRGTQSFEFYLFAGVTSAPDLSGHIAELDSLAAHLTDQIPPQVSSATYYPASRQLSITFNETVKRTPVVFTGIAVDANNDGTAEVTLDNSTVVANAVDAPTLALTVSPAVGTAIAGLSHTNLRLLLATGEVQDAAGNSVLQVLHTDNKMISYGPPTSITVDGWVNLAEWTQCAVAVRDSNDSQWTSSNEIQSLLVGMDSTYLYLGLAGTVSHNSWLIYVDTDPNGANGQADLRNIDVWNRKTQFTAPGFKADWQYGCYQDQGAFDANNFWKIVSATHAVDSSSAVLMGFDSQHVYGSGGGSELAIPWNVLYGLGAGRVPANAKISISAALAWNGTGEQLGGDVAPSNISAALPVIDRGYTFTVDATGSGYPTLPDRVAPTLGSASASNDSTVLVSFSERLDPATAQASSNYSIYRTSDPQQTLTVKSAVLQPSGSAVELTTSRQSWLDYTLRVSAVRDTACNPNTIVANSTLAFTGAPVEVGGEPAQTRLALLQNTPNPFGAGTRIRFVVPAGAAGQDLELSVYDTQGRLVRTLARGPARVGAQSLAWDGSDAGGARAGSGVYFYRLTLGGERLIRKMVLSR; this is translated from the coding sequence ATGAACGCCGTGAGGCGCGCCGCCGCCACCGCTCTCGCCGTGATTTCCCTCGTCGCCGTCCTCTCGCATGTCTCCACCGCCCAGGTCCGGAAGCTGGCCGACCCGCTGTTGGGCCGCGCGGCATGGCCCTCGAGCTCCCTGCTCGCCCTGGGCGCCGTGAAGGCGGGGGGGAGCGCGGACGAGGCGGCCGCCAACATCCTGGCGTTCTACGCCACCGAGGAGACGGGCCGGCTGGACCTCAGGGTGAGCATGGTGCGCATGGTGGACCCGCGAGACGGGCGGGACCACTTCGCCGCGCAGGGCGTGCGCGTGCTGGTGCTGGTGGACGACGCCCCCGGCGGGCGCACCGACCTGCCGCTGGGGCTCGCGGGTGTCTCGCCCATCGCCTGGGAGTCCTACGTGGAGCTGGGCGGAGCCCCCGCCGCGCCGCTGGCGGCCCGTCACGACGCCCGCGGAGCCGCGCTGGAGCGCCTGGACGCCACGCTGGCCCGAGTGGACGCGGATCGCGACGTGCTGGCGGCCTCCTTCGCCCTGCCCGGGTCGCTCCGCGGCAGGGTGGGAGCGGCTTCGACCGGCCGCGAGCCCGGGGCGCAGCCGGTCCGCTTCCACGTCATCTCGGTGGCCGGCGGAGCGGTGAGAGACCGGCTGGTCGTGCCCGCCGCGCCGCGCGTGTACGAGGCCTCGTGCGCGTTCGCCCACCACGGCAACCAGGGCCTGTCCTACAGCGACGTGTTCCACGGCCGGTCGGGGGCCGAGGCCTCCAGCGGCTTCGACGAGATCCTTTCGCTGCACCAGAACACGGCCGTCCCGGGCAACTTCCACCTGGCGCCGCTGCTGCAGACCTCCCAGCTGTGGGACCACAACACCGGCGACGCGCTGGACATGAACGCCTGGCTCGCCACAGGCGTGACGCAGGGCTGGGCCGGCATCCTGACCTCGGCGTACGGCCAGCACATCATGCCCTTCGTCACCAACGGCATGAACGACTGGTCCATCGACCGCGAGAAGGCCATGAACCAGTTGCGCTACGGCTACAACTCGCGGGTGGCGTGGATTCCCGAGCGGGTGTGGCTCTCGCCGACCAGCGGACCCACCGGCGGGGTGACCGACTGGATGGGGGACAACTTCGGCGGCCACGGCGTGAACGCCGTGATCCTCGACGACGACATCCACGGGCAGGGCTACGACAACCACCAGATCCACACCATGGCCGGCACCGGCCTGCGCGTGATCCTCAGGGACTCCAATTTCACCGGCAAGCTGCACGCCGGCGACGGCGCCGGCGCGCTGGCGATCCTCACCGGGCTGGCCGGCTCGGGCCAGGGCACCTTCCGCCTGGTGACCTACGGCGACGACTGGGAGATGGCCGCCGGCATGGGCAACTGGGCCACCGACATGCCGTACGCCTACGGCACCTACCTGTGGATGATCAACAAGTGCCAGGCCGAGGCCGCGTGGCTGCACACGTGGAAGCTGGACGCCGCGCTGGACAATCCCAACTTCGCCGGCAACCCCTCGATGAACGTGACCTACGGCACCTACGGCTCGATCGGCGGGACGGCGGGGTACGGCGGGAGCAACAACGCCTGGTACAGCGACTGGGCCGGCTACGTGCCCTACATCACCGGCGGCAACGGCAGCGGCGGCTGCGACCCGTCGCGCGGCGGCAACTGCGCCAACTTCGGCACCATGTGGAACACCGCCCAGGCGAGCCTCTCCTCGGCGGCGGTCAACAACATCAACGAGGCCGGCTTGCTCATGACCAACCTGCACGAGGAGGCCTGGCACGACTACCTGGGCGGACCGATCAGCGGCTGGGAGAAGAACTACTCGGCGCACGTGAAGAACGCCAACGTGTACGCCGAGGCCTCGCGCTGGGCCGCGGGGATGTACGCCAACCCCACCGGCGCCTATTTCAGCGACATCGACCACGACGGGTTCCAGGAACTGGTGATGTACAACGACCGGGTGATGGCGGTGTTCGAGGGCAACGGGGGGCGCGCGCCCTGGGTGTTCGCCCGGGGCCCGGGCAGCCAGAACTTCTCGGTGGTCGGCGTGGACAACGCCTACTGGTACGGCACCGAGGGCGACTACAACGACGGCAACCACGTGGCCGCCTTCAGCGACGTGGGTCCCAACTACCAGAACGACACCTACAACATGCGCGTGGACACCGCCACCGGCACCACGGTGCAGGTGACCCTGGACCACTACGGTGTGACCAAGACCTTCCGCCTCACGCTGGGCCAGCCCTACATCGACGCGGTGTACAACGTGGGCTCCACCACCCAGTACCTCCAGGCCGGCTGGACGCCCGACCTGGTGGACCTGGTGTGGAACGCGCGCATGGACCGGGTGTGGCCGGGCAGCTCCGCCTACATGGGCCAGCGCAACCCCAACACCGGGGCCACGGGCGCATTCGTGCTGGGCTCCGGGGGCGCGGCGCACCAGAAGGAGATCTCCGGGCGCATCATGAAGGGGGACGAGATCCGGGGCACCCAGAGCTTCGAGTTCTACCTCTTCGCGGGCGTGACCTCCGCGCCGGACCTGTCGGGCCACATCGCGGAACTGGACAGCCTGGCCGCGCACCTCACCGACCAGATCCCCCCGCAGGTGTCCTCGGCCACCTACTACCCGGCCTCGCGCCAGCTCAGCATCACCTTCAACGAGACGGTGAAACGCACGCCGGTGGTGTTCACCGGCATCGCCGTTGACGCCAACAACGACGGCACCGCGGAAGTCACGCTCGACAACTCCACCGTCGTGGCCAACGCGGTCGATGCGCCCACGCTGGCGCTCACCGTGAGCCCCGCGGTCGGCACGGCCATCGCCGGCCTGAGCCACACCAACCTGCGGCTGCTGCTCGCGACCGGCGAGGTGCAGGACGCCGCCGGCAACAGCGTGCTGCAGGTGCTCCACACCGACAACAAGATGATCTCGTACGGGCCGCCCACCTCGATCACCGTGGACGGCTGGGTCAACCTGGCCGAGTGGACCCAGTGCGCGGTGGCGGTGCGCGACTCCAACGATTCCCAGTGGACGTCCAGCAACGAGATCCAGTCGCTGCTGGTGGGCATGGACTCCACGTACCTGTACCTGGGGCTGGCGGGCACCGTGAGCCACAACTCGTGGCTCATCTACGTGGACACCGACCCCAACGGGGCCAACGGGCAGGCCGACCTGCGCAATATCGACGTGTGGAACCGCAAGACCCAGTTCACCGCCCCGGGCTTCAAGGCCGACTGGCAGTACGGCTGCTACCAGGACCAGGGGGCGTTCGACGCGAACAACTTCTGGAAGATCGTGTCCGCCACGCATGCGGTGGACTCCAGCTCGGCGGTGCTGATGGGCTTCGACTCCCAGCACGTCTACGGCTCCGGGGGCGGGAGCGAGCTGGCGATCCCCTGGAACGTCCTGTACGGCCTGGGCGCGGGGCGCGTGCCGGCCAACGCGAAGATCTCCATCTCGGCGGCGCTGGCGTGGAACGGGACCGGCGAGCAGCTGGGCGGCGACGTGGCCCCCAGCAACATCTCGGCCGCCCTGCCGGTGATCGACCGCGGGTACACCTTCACCGTGGACGCCACCGGGAGCGGCTATCCCACGCTGCCCGACCGGGTGGCCCCCACGCTGGGCTCGGCCTCCGCGTCCAACGACTCCACCGTGCTGGTCTCGTTCTCCGAGCGTCTGGACCCGGCCACGGCGCAGGCTTCGTCCAACTACTCGATCTACCGCACCTCCGATCCGCAGCAGACGCTCACGGTCAAGTCCGCGGTGCTGCAGCCCTCCGGCAGCGCGGTGGAACTCACCACTTCGCGCCAGTCCTGGCTGGATTACACGTTGCGCGTGAGCGCGGTGAGGGACACCGCCTGCAACCCCAACACCATCGTGGCCAACTCCACGCTGGCCTTCACCGGCGCCCCGGTGGAGGTGGGCGGGGAGCCCGCGCAGACCCGCCTGGCGCTGCTCCAGAACACCCCCAACCCGTTCGGCGCGGGGACGCGGATCCGCTTCGTGGTGCCTGCGGGGGCCGCGGGCCAGGACCTGGAACTCAGCGTGTACGACACCCAGGGCCGCCTGGTGCGGACCCTGGCGCGGGGACCGGCGCGAGTGGGAGCGCAGTCTCTCGCCTGGGACGGATCCGACGCGGGCGGCGCCCGGGCCGGCTCCGGCGTGTACTTCTACCGGCTGACGCTGGGAGGGGAGCGGTTGATTCGGAAGATGGTGCTCTCCCGCTGA
- a CDS encoding carbohydrate esterase has product MTSPAAALRTAFLLAAACAAGGAAAATGAAAPARAAAPEPPARSSLSDSVRVTFLVQAPASTPGNATLWISGNVPELGEWNGAGLRLAARGGGRHAATVALARGTALQFKVTRGGWDTVEKDERGGEIGNHVATATGDDTLRLAVRTWRDQAEPPAASRARTLTGNVVEMAAFSSRFVRERRVWVYLPPGYAADSSARYPVVYFHDGNNVFDAATSFLGVEWGVDETAERLIPTGGLPPFIAVAVANTPDRAAEYTPAADARHGGGRAADYARFLVDELKPRVDSLYRTLPDPAHTAVAGSSLGGLVSLWLGLERPDVFGRVACISPAAWWANRDMVRRAGAAAGPRPGQRTWIDIGTHEGTASAGRAEWLEDARALRDALISRGWREGASLHYEEVAGAAHNEGAWAARIDRVLAFLLAP; this is encoded by the coding sequence GTGACGTCTCCCGCGGCCGCGCTCCGCACCGCCTTTCTCCTCGCGGCCGCGTGCGCGGCCGGGGGCGCCGCCGCGGCCACAGGCGCAGCGGCGCCCGCGCGGGCCGCCGCACCCGAGCCGCCCGCCCGCTCCAGCCTTTCCGACTCCGTCCGCGTGACCTTCCTCGTCCAGGCCCCGGCATCCACGCCCGGGAATGCCACGCTGTGGATCTCGGGCAATGTCCCGGAACTGGGCGAGTGGAATGGCGCCGGCCTCCGGCTCGCCGCGCGCGGCGGCGGGCGGCACGCGGCCACGGTGGCGCTCGCGCGCGGGACCGCGCTGCAGTTCAAGGTCACGCGCGGGGGCTGGGACACCGTGGAGAAGGACGAGCGGGGCGGGGAGATCGGCAATCACGTGGCCACCGCCACCGGGGACGACACCTTGCGCCTCGCGGTGCGCACGTGGCGCGACCAGGCGGAGCCACCCGCGGCGTCGCGCGCCCGCACGCTCACCGGAAACGTGGTGGAGATGGCGGCGTTCAGCTCGCGCTTCGTGCGCGAGCGCCGGGTGTGGGTGTACCTGCCGCCCGGCTACGCCGCGGATTCCTCCGCCCGCTACCCGGTGGTCTACTTCCACGACGGCAACAACGTCTTCGACGCCGCCACCAGCTTCCTGGGAGTGGAGTGGGGCGTGGACGAGACCGCCGAGCGGCTCATTCCCACCGGCGGCCTGCCGCCCTTCATCGCGGTGGCCGTGGCCAACACGCCCGACCGCGCCGCCGAGTACACACCCGCCGCGGACGCCCGCCACGGCGGGGGCAGGGCCGCGGACTACGCCCGATTCCTGGTGGACGAGCTCAAGCCGCGCGTGGACTCCCTGTACCGGACCCTGCCGGACCCGGCGCACACCGCGGTCGCGGGCTCCTCGCTGGGCGGGCTCGTCTCCCTGTGGCTGGGCCTGGAGCGCCCGGACGTATTTGGAAGGGTGGCCTGCATCTCGCCGGCTGCGTGGTGGGCGAACCGCGACATGGTGCGGCGCGCGGGCGCCGCCGCCGGCCCGCGGCCGGGGCAGCGGACCTGGATCGACATCGGCACGCACGAAGGCACCGCGAGCGCGGGCCGGGCGGAGTGGCTCGAGGACGCCCGGGCCCTGCGTGACGCGCTGATCTCCCGCGGCTGGCGGGAGGGAGCCTCGCTGCACTACGAGGAGGTGGCCGGCGCGGCCCACAACGAGGGCGCGTGGGCGGCCCGCATTGACCGCGTGCTGGCGTTCCTCCTGGCCCCCTAG
- a CDS encoding DUF3459 domain-containing protein — protein MPQSGCMIAATCAASRRRPILLALCAMVMLLSQPSTPARAARDVADDIFYSYMPIAWRDSDNDASRFGDFGGMTAALPYLKYLGVTSVWMTPVFPSPAYHGYQHGEASLLNPSFGSETQFRSFVSAAHADTVKVYLDFVSYQLSQSSTMFLDSYNRPASPWTPFLVYTNGSNSAFSGGAYNSWNGARVGTITWNLNHGPAGDTLISWCRHWLDPRGDQSLSEGIDGYRLDHVVLDEGNGYHLAWWLRWKAGLQAVNPDVFTFAEQGDWGSHGSEFLNAHDAAFTKPFLFAARSAISSANASGLYSEMRATLASLPAGRTYLCTLGDHDVDRLASNLGNSTGRAKVAAAIQMTQPFPPVIYFGDELGMRGTKQNYGSDANDIPMREPFKWKAVAGSPMSNYWILNSQAYSGRFAKDNDGRSVEEQQGAAGSLLETYRSLIALRRAHSALRRGAYAEVPNSSAAVWAFARQHAGQETLLVAINLSGTAADITLDLTKFDVPGGSTPVLDVIGGGTLAALTTLNRAAYPLHLGSHGWAVLRAGVTPRPVVAGPQDGRNIPADHGALALVATQDNATAMGDNQAELDQLYVKPDSQGLRVGITGNLPSDGTALVLLLDTRAGGQNTLRTSAFTAPPSGLAELDGLTLDPGFQPDALLWINAWSGNLYVDHYTLATAGGGTKRYMGAALVNSLDGALSGGDNPAGMAVALNDSNTAGVTAASATAAASASLGWEMLLPYADLFLSGPGPDVGVMAMLVRPDGTVGNQFLPGLGGGYGLLGRTPLNLAGVAGPQFAVISTSLTAGIPPAGQKAYGLRVAPSPFRGGATVRYRLPRAMDISLEVLDVAGRRVRDLGTFLGSPGSHSLPWDGTGEGGAALPSGIYLVRARTAAWVESARVVKLR, from the coding sequence ATGACCCCCGTCTTTCCGTCGCCGGCCTATCACGGCTACCAGCATGGCGAGGCGAGCCTGCTCAACCCCTCCTTCGGCAGCGAGACCCAGTTCCGGTCCTTCGTCTCGGCGGCGCACGCGGACACCGTGAAGGTGTACCTCGACTTCGTGTCCTACCAGCTGTCGCAGTCCTCGACCATGTTCCTCGACTCGTACAACCGGCCCGCCTCGCCCTGGACCCCCTTCCTGGTCTACACCAACGGCTCCAACAGCGCCTTCAGCGGGGGCGCCTACAACAGCTGGAACGGGGCGCGCGTGGGCACCATCACGTGGAATCTCAACCACGGGCCGGCGGGCGACACGCTGATCTCGTGGTGTCGCCACTGGCTCGACCCGCGCGGCGACCAGAGCCTGTCGGAGGGCATCGACGGCTACCGGCTGGACCACGTGGTGCTGGACGAGGGCAACGGCTACCACCTGGCGTGGTGGCTGCGCTGGAAGGCGGGGCTGCAGGCGGTGAACCCGGACGTGTTCACCTTCGCCGAGCAGGGGGACTGGGGCTCGCACGGCAGCGAGTTCCTGAACGCCCACGACGCCGCGTTCACCAAGCCGTTCCTGTTCGCGGCGCGGTCCGCCATTTCCTCGGCGAACGCCTCCGGGCTGTACAGCGAGATGCGCGCCACGCTGGCGTCCCTGCCGGCGGGGCGCACGTACCTGTGCACCCTGGGCGACCACGACGTGGACCGTCTGGCGTCGAACCTCGGAAACAGCACCGGCCGCGCGAAGGTGGCCGCGGCCATCCAGATGACGCAGCCGTTCCCGCCGGTGATCTACTTCGGCGACGAGCTGGGCATGCGCGGCACCAAGCAGAACTACGGCAGCGACGCCAACGACATCCCCATGCGCGAGCCGTTCAAGTGGAAGGCCGTCGCCGGGTCGCCGATGAGCAACTACTGGATCTTGAACAGCCAGGCCTACAGCGGCCGCTTCGCGAAGGACAACGACGGGCGCTCGGTGGAGGAGCAGCAGGGGGCGGCCGGCTCGCTGCTGGAGACCTACCGTTCGCTGATCGCGCTGCGCCGGGCGCACTCCGCGCTGCGGCGGGGCGCGTATGCCGAGGTGCCCAATTCCAGCGCCGCGGTATGGGCCTTCGCGCGCCAGCACGCGGGGCAGGAGACGCTGCTGGTGGCCATCAACCTGTCCGGGACGGCCGCCGACATCACCCTGGACCTCACCAAGTTTGACGTGCCCGGGGGCTCCACGCCGGTGCTGGACGTGATCGGCGGCGGCACGCTTGCCGCGCTCACCACGCTGAACCGCGCCGCCTACCCGCTGCACCTCGGCAGCCACGGCTGGGCCGTGCTGCGCGCGGGGGTGACGCCGCGTCCGGTGGTGGCCGGGCCGCAGGACGGCCGCAACATCCCCGCCGACCACGGGGCCCTGGCGCTGGTGGCCACGCAGGACAATGCCACCGCCATGGGTGACAACCAGGCCGAGTTGGACCAGCTCTACGTCAAGCCCGACAGCCAGGGGCTCCGCGTGGGCATCACCGGCAACCTGCCCTCCGACGGGACCGCCCTGGTGCTGCTGCTCGACACCCGCGCGGGCGGCCAGAACACGCTGCGCACGTCGGCCTTTACCGCGCCGCCCTCGGGCCTGGCCGAGCTCGACGGGCTCACCCTGGACCCCGGCTTCCAGCCCGACGCGCTGCTGTGGATCAACGCCTGGAGCGGCAACCTGTACGTGGACCACTACACGCTGGCGACCGCCGGCGGGGGCACGAAGCGCTACATGGGCGCGGCGCTGGTGAACAGCCTCGACGGCGCGCTCTCGGGAGGCGACAACCCGGCCGGCATGGCCGTGGCCCTCAACGACAGCAACACCGCCGGCGTGACCGCGGCCTCCGCCACCGCCGCGGCCTCCGCCAGCCTCGGATGGGAGATGCTCCTGCCGTATGCGGACCTGTTCCTGTCCGGACCGGGGCCGGACGTGGGAGTGATGGCCATGCTGGTGCGCCCCGATGGAACCGTGGGCAACCAGTTCCTGCCCGGCCTGGGTGGCGGCTACGGACTGCTCGGCCGCACGCCGCTGAACCTCGCCGGCGTGGCCGGCCCGCAGTTCGCGGTGATCTCCACCAGTCTCACCGCCGGCATCCCGCCCGCGGGGCAGAAGGCCTACGGGCTGCGCGTGGCCCCCAGCCCGTTCCGGGGCGGCGCCACGGTGCGCTACCGGCTGCCGCGAGCCATGGACATCAGCCTGGAAGTGCTGGATGTCGCCGGGCGCCGGGTGCGCGACCTGGGCACGTTCCTGGGCTCGCCGGGCTCGCATTCGCTGCCCTGGGACGGGACCGGGGAGGGGGGCGCGGCGCTGCCCAGCGGCATCTACCTGGTGCGCGCGCGCACCGCCGCGTGGGTGGAGTCCGCCCGCGTGGTGAAGCTTCGGTGA